Proteins encoded together in one Drosophila albomicans strain 15112-1751.03 chromosome 2R, ASM965048v2, whole genome shotgun sequence window:
- the LOC127566220 gene encoding uncharacterized protein LOC127566220 gives MQAHDQNLAEQLRDLKQQLEQLQSHGQPAGFSSQCVQLRIPKFNKTNPQLWFSQLDRLFHLQNVTDDNKFDIISVNLEEDVIAKPPLTNNYATLKQRVLDKFAESSDSKLKRLLRGRETVGKKPSDILDHMRRLAPTTGCEAVIRSLFLAELPNSIRPFISVWDENNLDKLEEIADKMLEASGPGSAFVESTALTEQQHQVDALSGKQTGMSEVTSALRALTTKVDKLQEQLRQSKHA, from the coding sequence ATGCAGGCACACGATCAAAACCTCGCAGAACAACTGCGGGATCTGAAACAGCAACTCGAGCAACTGCAGTCACATGGCCAACCAGCTGGATTCTCATCGCAATGCGTGCAACTTCGCATTCCGAAattcaacaaaacaaatcctCAGCTTTGGTTTTCTCAGTTGGATCGCCTATTTCATCTGCAAAATGTCACGGACGATAACAAATTCGACATTATATCTGTGAATTTGGAGGAGGATGTAATTGCCAAACCACCGCTTACAAACAACTATGCCACTTTAAAGCAACGCGTGCTTGACAAATTCGCAGAATCATCAGACTCAAAGCTGAAAAGGCTTTTGCGTGGCCGCGAAACTGTTGGCAAGAAACCGTCAGACATCCTTGACCACATGCGGCGTTTAGCACCAACCACGGGCTGCGAAGCAGTTATTCGATCGTTGTTTTTGGCGGAGCTTCCAAACTCGATCAGACCGTTCATTTCGGTATGGGACGAGAACAACCTTGACAAATTGGAGGAGATTGCAGATAAAATGCTTGAAGCTAGCGGGCCAGGTTCTGCATTTGTTGAGTCAACGGCACTAACAGAACAGCAGCACCAAGTTGATGCTCTGAGCGGCAAGCAAACCGGCATGTCAGAAGTAACATCGGCATTACGAGCGCTCACTACAAAAGTCGACAAGCTTCAGGAACAGTTACGCCAATCAAAACATGCGTAA